One Solidesulfovibrio fructosivorans JJ] DNA segment encodes these proteins:
- a CDS encoding acyltransferase family protein has protein sequence MLHAHGRPPFLTGLGGVRALAVLAVLVGHAASWLTPLPGHPALREPLARLTQCGLSGFFVLSGFVLQYNYGARPITGPRGLARFAVARLARIYPVYLLLLAVSLAGIFIRFGRPWEVPGFCQSVLSALTLTQSWYFVAEAPSVYPLAWAVSTEIFFYLFFPLLSRGLSALPGRRAAWCAGLAALGAAVGLDACISAHWPALFAWALRAHPALAGDQARLAGLLFEWLTYTSPYLRIFEFIAGMAAARLFVLGLRPPAWLAVAATALLAVLLCVPVSGDRFFFAILKNNALYAPALAALCLSLAANPPAWATHRLTSRIAGASLSIYLAQPFVLEPWKYLFAPTGPLWPMAALAGMAATIAAGMLLARFVEAPAARWINKKRARGETL, from the coding sequence ATGCTTCATGCCCACGGCAGGCCGCCGTTTCTCACCGGTCTCGGCGGCGTTCGGGCCCTGGCCGTGCTGGCCGTCCTTGTCGGCCACGCCGCTTCATGGCTGACGCCCCTGCCGGGGCACCCCGCCCTGCGCGAGCCCCTGGCCCGACTCACCCAATGCGGCCTGTCCGGCTTTTTCGTGCTGTCGGGCTTCGTGCTCCAATACAACTACGGCGCGCGCCCCATCACCGGCCCACGGGGGCTGGCCCGGTTCGCCGTCGCCCGGCTGGCCCGCATCTATCCGGTCTACCTGCTGCTGCTCGCGGTCTCCCTGGCCGGTATTTTCATCCGCTTCGGCCGGCCCTGGGAAGTGCCCGGATTTTGCCAAAGCGTCCTGTCCGCCCTGACGCTGACCCAAAGCTGGTATTTCGTGGCCGAGGCCCCGAGCGTCTATCCGCTGGCCTGGGCCGTGAGCACGGAAATCTTCTTCTACTTGTTTTTTCCGCTCCTTAGCCGGGGCCTGTCGGCGCTGCCCGGCCGGCGGGCGGCCTGGTGCGCCGGGCTTGCGGCCCTGGGCGCGGCCGTCGGCCTCGACGCCTGCATCAGCGCACACTGGCCCGCGCTTTTCGCCTGGGCGCTTCGCGCCCATCCCGCCCTGGCCGGCGACCAGGCGCGGCTGGCCGGACTGCTTTTCGAGTGGCTGACCTACACCAGCCCGTATCTGCGCATCTTCGAATTCATTGCCGGCATGGCCGCGGCGCGGCTGTTCGTCCTGGGCCTGCGACCGCCGGCCTGGCTCGCCGTGGCGGCCACGGCGCTCCTCGCCGTCCTGCTGTGCGTCCCCGTGTCGGGCGACCGGTTTTTCTTCGCCATCCTCAAAAACAACGCCCTCTACGCCCCGGCCCTGGCCGCCTTGTGCCTGTCCCTGGCCGCAAACCCGCCGGCCTGGGCCACACACCGCCTCACCAGCCGCATCGCCGGGGCAAGCCTGTCCATCTACCTCGCGCAGCCCTTCGTCCTCGAGCCCTGGAAATACCTCTTCGCCCCGACCGGACCGCTGTGGCCCATGGCCGCCCTGGCCGGCATGGCCGCGACCATCGCCGCCGGCATGCTCCTGGCGCGCTTCGTGGAAGCCCCCGCCGCCCGGTGGATAAATAAAAAGCGTGCGAGAGGGGAAACCCTTTAA
- the sfsA gene encoding DNA/RNA nuclease SfsA has product MAARSDSGVILPFPGELVMARFVRRYKRFLIDAVIENRPITAHANNTGSMLGLLRPGCTVGLSVSDNPKRKLAHTLEMTRVPDFRGDFWVGVNTLTPNRLFRRAFCAGAFPELAGYDTIRPEPVFAHGRLDFELTGPAGTCFVECKNVTMVEDNAAAFPDAATERGCKHLLELTRLAREGKCLAALFFCVQRPDGDCFAPAAMVDPEYAALFTEALAAGVLMLPYRADVSTAGITLADRLPLAGRY; this is encoded by the coding sequence ATGGCTGCGCGATCGGATTCCGGCGTGATCCTCCCTTTCCCCGGCGAACTGGTCATGGCCCGGTTCGTGCGCCGCTACAAGCGTTTTTTGATCGACGCCGTGATCGAAAACCGGCCGATCACGGCCCATGCCAACAATACCGGCTCCATGCTCGGGCTCCTGCGCCCGGGGTGCACGGTGGGGCTTTCCGTGTCGGACAACCCCAAGCGCAAGCTGGCCCATACCTTGGAGATGACGCGCGTGCCGGATTTCCGGGGCGACTTCTGGGTCGGGGTCAATACGCTGACCCCCAACCGGCTTTTCCGCCGGGCCTTTTGCGCCGGGGCCTTTCCCGAGCTGGCCGGTTACGACACCATCCGGCCGGAACCGGTCTTTGCCCACGGCCGGCTGGATTTCGAACTGACCGGCCCGGCCGGGACCTGTTTCGTGGAGTGCAAGAACGTCACCATGGTCGAGGATAATGCCGCCGCCTTTCCCGACGCGGCGACCGAGCGCGGGTGCAAGCACTTGCTGGAACTGACCCGGCTCGCCCGGGAAGGAAAATGCCTGGCCGCGCTCTTTTTCTGCGTCCAGCGCCCGGACGGGGACTGCTTCGCCCCGGCGGCCATGGTCGACCCGGAATACGCCGCGCTTTTCACCGAGGCCCTGGCCGCCGGCGTGCTGATGCTGCCCTACCGGGCCGACGTCTCCACAGCCGGCATCACCCTGGCCGACCGCCTGCCCTTGGCAGGACGGTATTGA
- a CDS encoding pyridoxal phosphate-dependent aminotransferase, whose translation MRTALRMRLVAPSATLGMAAKAADLRRQGKAIIDLSAGEPDFNTPQHIKDAAKKAIDDNFTRYTPVPGVHTLREAIAGYFKTTYGVPTPKEAIIATNGGKQALYTLFMAMLNPGDEVLVPAPYWVSYPDMVRLAGGRPVPVPSTPEQGFLVSVEDLDKAITPATRALIINSPSNPTGAHYTAEQLDAIVDWAVSRDVYIVSDEIYDRLVYAPAAPASMASAFALHPEHVAIVGGLSKSFAMTGWRVGYAMAHPNVIRAMSTLQSQSTSNICSIAQKAAIAALTGPMDCVEEMRQAFARRRDLALSIIGTWKKAFCPTPSGAFYLFPCLSGYYNDTVPNSTALSETLLTEAGVATVPGVAFGEDRCIRLSYATADATLEKGLTAMAEFLRKL comes from the coding sequence ATGCGCACCGCGCTTCGTATGCGTCTCGTCGCCCCGTCCGCCACACTGGGCATGGCCGCCAAGGCCGCCGACCTGCGGCGCCAGGGCAAGGCCATCATCGACCTCTCGGCTGGCGAACCCGATTTCAACACGCCCCAGCACATCAAGGACGCGGCCAAAAAAGCCATAGACGACAATTTCACCCGGTACACTCCGGTGCCCGGCGTCCACACCCTGCGCGAGGCCATTGCCGGCTATTTCAAGACCACGTACGGCGTGCCCACGCCCAAAGAGGCCATCATCGCCACCAACGGCGGCAAGCAGGCCCTGTACACGCTTTTCATGGCCATGCTCAACCCCGGCGACGAGGTCCTGGTGCCCGCCCCCTACTGGGTCAGCTACCCGGACATGGTGCGGCTCGCCGGCGGCCGGCCCGTGCCCGTGCCGAGCACGCCGGAACAGGGCTTCCTCGTCTCCGTCGAGGACCTCGACAAGGCCATCACCCCGGCCACCCGGGCGCTCATCATCAATTCACCGTCCAACCCTACCGGCGCGCACTACACCGCGGAGCAGCTCGACGCCATCGTGGACTGGGCCGTATCGCGCGACGTCTACATCGTGTCGGACGAAATCTACGACAGGCTGGTCTACGCGCCGGCCGCGCCCGCTTCCATGGCCAGCGCCTTCGCCCTGCACCCGGAGCACGTGGCCATTGTCGGCGGCCTGTCCAAAAGCTTCGCCATGACCGGCTGGCGCGTGGGCTACGCCATGGCCCACCCCAACGTCATCCGGGCCATGTCCACCCTGCAGAGCCAGTCCACCTCCAATATCTGCTCCATCGCCCAGAAGGCGGCCATCGCCGCCCTGACCGGGCCCATGGACTGCGTGGAGGAAATGCGCCAGGCCTTCGCCCGTCGCCGCGACCTGGCCCTTTCCATCATCGGCACCTGGAAAAAGGCTTTCTGCCCGACGCCGAGCGGCGCGTTCTACCTGTTCCCCTGCCTGTCGGGCTACTACAACGACACCGTGCCGAACTCCACAGCCCTGTCCGAGACCCTTCTGACCGAGGCCGGCGTGGCCACGGTGCCGGGCGTGGCCTTTGGCGAGGATCGCTGCATACGGCTTTCCTACGCCACGGCCGATGCCACCCTGGAAAAGGGACTGACCGCCATGGCCGAGTTCCTGCGCAAACTGTAA
- a CDS encoding sensor histidine kinase yields MRKTGRTDADQYLGLVKFLSWSSLALILLVNLFLSIFLSNYARQDVLAKQKEFALLLAENLNHQIYQRFTLPTVIGFGRVELSQPAQYDRLEKTVLSTIHSFHVSEVRIYDYDKRVSFSTDKELVGQTGYAGEAIMEALEQGKSNFQLVSRTGLLGGILNFHPKPDSVILRTIYPLRIERSLIPGNPQGFIMGVLEFTQDITNDYQKVVDFQRIIIATTLASSVLLFIMLRVIISRAGRINAQRIAEREQLERELQQQEKLAGMGRMVAGIAHEIRNPLGIIRSTAELLLKRGKDADSVNAKLLSAIFDESKRLSKTVGDFLDYARPKSPRQERVDLAIICDQALTFLEAKCEELGVAVSRDYAPGLFVSGDKDLLYRAVYNVLSNALDAMAEDKEKARPPAIAVTATASEEAVVLSVTDSGPGFCPENKDRLLDPFFTTKDAGTGLGLAIVRTIVESHNANLTLDNAPESGARVTMTFPPA; encoded by the coding sequence GTGAGAAAAACCGGCCGCACGGACGCCGACCAGTACCTGGGGCTGGTCAAATTTCTGTCCTGGAGCTCCCTGGCCCTGATCCTGCTCGTCAACCTGTTCCTGTCCATTTTCCTGTCCAACTACGCCCGCCAGGACGTGCTGGCCAAACAGAAGGAATTCGCCCTGCTCCTGGCCGAAAACCTCAACCATCAGATATACCAGCGCTTCACCCTGCCCACGGTCATCGGCTTCGGCCGGGTGGAACTGTCCCAACCGGCCCAGTACGACCGGCTGGAAAAGACGGTGCTCTCCACCATCCACAGCTTCCACGTCAGCGAAGTGCGCATCTACGACTACGACAAGCGGGTGTCCTTCTCCACGGACAAGGAACTCGTGGGCCAGACCGGCTATGCCGGCGAAGCCATCATGGAAGCCCTGGAACAGGGCAAGTCGAACTTCCAGCTGGTCAGCCGCACCGGGCTCCTGGGCGGCATCCTCAATTTCCATCCCAAGCCGGACTCGGTGATTTTGCGCACCATCTATCCGCTGCGCATCGAACGGTCGCTCATCCCGGGCAATCCCCAGGGATTCATCATGGGCGTGCTGGAGTTCACCCAGGACATCACCAACGATTACCAAAAGGTGGTGGATTTCCAGCGCATCATCATCGCCACCACCCTGGCCTCCTCGGTGCTCCTTTTCATCATGCTGCGGGTGATCATCAGCCGGGCCGGACGCATCAACGCCCAGCGCATCGCCGAGCGCGAACAGCTCGAACGCGAGCTGCAACAGCAGGAAAAGCTGGCCGGCATGGGCCGCATGGTGGCCGGCATCGCCCACGAGATAAGAAACCCGCTCGGCATCATCCGTTCCACGGCGGAACTGCTCCTCAAGCGCGGCAAGGACGCGGACAGCGTCAACGCCAAGCTGCTCTCGGCCATTTTCGACGAATCCAAGCGCCTGTCCAAGACGGTGGGCGATTTCCTGGATTACGCCCGGCCCAAGTCCCCGCGCCAGGAGCGCGTGGATTTGGCCATCATCTGCGACCAGGCGCTGACCTTTCTCGAGGCCAAATGCGAGGAGCTGGGGGTCGCCGTCAGTCGCGACTACGCGCCGGGGCTCTTTGTTTCCGGCGACAAGGACCTGCTCTACCGGGCCGTCTACAACGTCCTGTCCAACGCCCTGGACGCCATGGCCGAGGACAAGGAAAAGGCCCGACCGCCGGCCATCGCCGTGACCGCCACGGCAAGCGAGGAGGCGGTCGTCCTGTCCGTCACCGACTCCGGGCCGGGCTTTTGCCCGGAGAACAAGGACCGCCTGCTCGATCCCTTTTTCACCACCAAGGACGCCGGCACGGGCCTGGGACTGGCCATCGTGCGCACCATCGTGGAAAGCCACAACGCCAACCTGACCCTGGACAACGCGCCGGAGTCCGGAGCGCGCGTCACCATGACCTTCCCTCCGGCCTGA
- a CDS encoding sigma-54-dependent transcriptional regulator — translation MASQILILDDEKNYLLILEAMLGDAGYAVTALDDPETGLAFLDESEVDVVITDMKMPKVTGQQVLEHVKRNFPYIPVIIMTAFGSIEGAVEAMRVGAFDYIAKPFANDELLLTVEKASRFAAAQRENMLLRQSLEDRFSSENIIGRGKAMQRVLEMVSKAAPTRSTVLITGESGTGKELLAKAVHYASPRKNAPFVSVNCMALASGVLESELFGHEKGSFTGAVARKRGRFEMAHEGTIFLDEIGELSPELQVKLLRVIQERKFERVGGSEPIEVDIRILAATNRNLADAVAEGTFREDLYYRLNVVHIQTPPLRERREDIPILAAHFLERYAGENNKKFKGFSPEAMDYLTAYEWPGNVRQLQNVVERCVVLAGGDMVQVEDLPSEIRDEESQYKSAVDLLPVKINLNDTLEKIEAALIRRALARSNLVQVKAADMLGISKSLLQYKLKKYKLTGH, via the coding sequence ATGGCAAGCCAGATACTGATACTCGACGACGAAAAGAACTATCTGCTGATCCTCGAGGCCATGCTCGGCGACGCCGGCTATGCCGTCACCGCCCTGGACGACCCGGAAACCGGGCTGGCCTTTCTCGACGAATCCGAAGTGGACGTGGTCATCACGGACATGAAGATGCCCAAGGTCACGGGGCAGCAAGTGCTCGAGCACGTCAAGCGCAACTTCCCTTACATCCCGGTCATCATCATGACGGCCTTCGGCAGCATCGAAGGCGCGGTGGAAGCCATGCGCGTCGGGGCCTTCGACTACATCGCCAAGCCCTTCGCCAACGACGAGCTGCTGCTGACCGTGGAAAAGGCCAGCCGCTTCGCCGCCGCCCAGCGCGAGAACATGCTGTTGCGCCAATCCCTGGAGGACCGCTTCTCCTCGGAGAACATCATCGGCCGGGGCAAGGCCATGCAGCGGGTGCTGGAGATGGTGTCCAAGGCCGCGCCCACCCGGTCCACGGTGCTGATTACCGGCGAATCCGGCACGGGCAAGGAACTCTTGGCCAAGGCCGTCCACTACGCCTCGCCGCGCAAGAACGCCCCCTTCGTGTCGGTCAACTGCATGGCGCTGGCTTCGGGAGTGCTCGAATCCGAGCTTTTCGGCCACGAGAAAGGATCGTTCACCGGGGCCGTGGCCCGCAAGCGCGGCCGGTTCGAGATGGCCCACGAAGGCACGATCTTTCTCGACGAAATCGGCGAGCTGTCCCCGGAACTCCAGGTGAAGCTCCTGCGCGTGATCCAGGAACGCAAGTTCGAGCGCGTGGGCGGCTCCGAACCCATCGAGGTGGACATCCGCATCCTGGCCGCCACCAACCGCAATCTGGCCGACGCTGTGGCCGAGGGGACCTTTCGCGAGGACCTCTACTACCGCCTCAACGTGGTGCACATCCAGACGCCGCCGCTGCGCGAGCGCCGCGAGGACATCCCCATCCTGGCCGCCCATTTCCTGGAACGCTACGCCGGGGAGAACAACAAGAAGTTCAAAGGGTTTTCCCCCGAGGCCATGGACTACCTGACGGCCTACGAATGGCCGGGCAACGTGCGCCAGCTGCAAAACGTGGTGGAGCGGTGCGTGGTGCTGGCCGGGGGCGACATGGTGCAGGTGGAGGACCTGCCGAGCGAGATCCGCGACGAGGAAAGCCAGTACAAATCCGCCGTGGACCTGCTGCCGGTCAAGATCAACCTGAACGACACGCTGGAAAAAATCGAGGCGGCGCTCATCCGCCGAGCCCTGGCCCGCTCCAACCTCGTCCAGGTCAAGGCGGCGGACATGCTCGGCATCTCCAAAAGCCTGCTCCAGTACAAGCTCAAAAAGTACAAACTCACCGGGCATTGA
- a CDS encoding sensor domain-containing diguanylate cyclase has translation MELIPVGRLTGNPACVFSVPITAKDGGFGGVLAISVHLKSLDRWLRENVAYSGSPVILCDTEGRILAPTTVMAAAGGPGKARVSPELLACGEKGGVYVGPDGREMLGAAVSLGRDGWRLVSDMPVSEVLAGYRRQMRWVVFGALATVALVLPLVLRLSRKIERPLTTLAAYARELRETRYAAACPIIRAERLPREVAELRDAFCSMAGEVRGRIEEAERLSVQDALTGLYNRRFLFSGGMKLLAASQRSGRPCSCLMLDVDHFKTVNDTHGHTAGDQVLVHLGRVLSGCVRKSDLVARYGGEEFAVLLTGADVAQAAMLAERFRHALSGAPCMVENRALVVTVSIGVAALRDQVEYGETPLDDLLARADKALYVAKAAGRNCVKVDKG, from the coding sequence TTGGAACTGATTCCGGTCGGCCGCCTGACAGGCAATCCGGCCTGCGTGTTCAGCGTGCCCATCACCGCGAAGGACGGAGGCTTCGGCGGGGTGCTGGCCATCTCGGTGCATCTCAAATCCCTGGACCGCTGGCTGCGCGAGAATGTCGCCTATTCCGGCAGCCCGGTCATCCTGTGCGATACCGAGGGCCGTATCCTGGCCCCGACGACGGTGATGGCGGCCGCGGGCGGTCCTGGCAAGGCGCGGGTTTCGCCGGAGCTGCTGGCCTGCGGGGAAAAGGGCGGGGTGTACGTGGGGCCGGACGGGCGCGAAATGCTCGGGGCGGCGGTTTCCCTTGGCCGCGACGGCTGGCGGCTGGTCAGCGATATGCCCGTGTCGGAGGTGCTGGCCGGCTACCGGCGGCAGATGCGCTGGGTGGTTTTCGGGGCGCTGGCCACGGTGGCCTTGGTGCTGCCGCTGGTGCTGCGCCTGTCCCGCAAGATCGAGCGGCCCCTGACGACCCTGGCCGCCTATGCCCGGGAGCTGCGGGAAACGCGCTACGCGGCGGCCTGCCCGATCATCAGGGCCGAGCGCCTGCCCCGCGAGGTGGCCGAACTGCGCGACGCCTTTTGCTCCATGGCCGGCGAGGTGCGCGGCCGCATCGAGGAGGCCGAGCGCCTGAGCGTCCAGGACGCGCTGACCGGCCTTTACAACCGGCGATTCCTTTTTTCCGGCGGGATGAAGCTGCTGGCGGCATCCCAGCGGTCGGGACGGCCGTGCTCGTGCCTGATGCTCGACGTGGACCATTTCAAGACGGTCAACGACACCCACGGGCACACCGCCGGCGATCAGGTGCTGGTCCACCTGGGGCGGGTGCTCTCGGGCTGCGTGCGAAAATCCGATCTCGTGGCGCGCTATGGCGGGGAGGAGTTCGCCGTGCTCCTGACGGGCGCCGATGTCGCCCAGGCGGCCATGCTGGCCGAGCGCTTCCGCCACGCCCTGTCCGGCGCGCCGTGCATGGTCGAAAACCGCGCCCTGGTCGTGACCGTGAGCATCGGCGTGGCCGCGCTGCGGGACCAGGTGGAATACGGGGAAACGCCCCTGGACGATCTGCTGGCCCGGGCCGACAAGGCGCTCTACGTCGCCAAGGCCGCCGGCCGCAATTGCGTGAAGGTGGATAAGGGATAA
- a CDS encoding DEAD/DEAH box helicase produces MPLPDANTPFPDAPEPRLDAAGDVAAYVAALLASKRLGNQVVCHRVFPAAQAAYADPVRPFSRPVAAMLAGRGISRLYTHQAAAVDLARAGRHVAVATPTASGKTMTYLLPVLEEIAQNPDSRAIFLYPLKALAQDQLKAINELTAALPASSRPTAAIFDGDTTPHFRRKIRDNPPQILITNPEMLHLSLLPGHEAWSTVFAGLTHVVVDEMHTYRGVMGSHMAHVFRRLLRVCARFGARPAFVFSSATIGNPGELAASLTGLPVETVTASGAPTGSRHFLFINPEQSPSTTAVMLLAAALKRGLRTIVYTQSRRMTELISLWISERAGPYASRVSAYRSGFLPEERRAIEASMASGELLGVVSTSALELGIDIGGLDLCVLCGYPGSVMSAWQRGGRVGRALRESAVALIAGEDALDQYFMRHPADFFERPPESAVINPDNPVIAAKHLECAAAELPLTVGEPLITPPAMAREVARLEGKGLLLRDREGTRVFAARKRPHRDVNLRGSGGQFTIETTSGAVIGQIDEQRAYRETHPGAVYIHRGVSYMVESLDIAERRVRVAPGKVDYHTRARGQKMTEILEVSGEKTVHGVPVFLGRLKVTETVTGYERRANRGGQLLSIVPLDLPPMVFETEGLWWVIPKDVQDELDRRLFHFMGAIHAMEHAMIGILPLLVLTDRNDLGGISIPLHPQVGRACVFIYDGAPGGVGLSRMAFAKAEEALSRTLATVAGCPCETGCPSCVHSPKCGSGNRPIDKVACRFLLELLVSGKMPEKGDCRPECNEQQHTNNQKPGSGPALIKQAPPERYGVLDVETRRSAAEVGGWGNAYKMGISVAVLYDSSLDDFLVYRQEELPALYEALAQCNLVVGFNINRFDYKVLAGASPFDHHTLPTLDILEKVHARLGYRLSLDGLAKATLGARKSASGLEALAWWKEGRMDEIITYCKQDVAVTRDLYIFGRDNGYLLFSNKAGKTVRLPVEWA; encoded by the coding sequence ATGCCGCTCCCTGACGCCAATACCCCCTTCCCCGACGCGCCCGAGCCCCGGCTCGACGCCGCCGGCGACGTCGCCGCCTACGTGGCCGCCCTGCTCGCGTCCAAGCGCCTGGGCAACCAGGTCGTGTGCCACCGCGTCTTTCCGGCGGCCCAGGCCGCCTACGCCGACCCGGTGCGCCCCTTTTCCCGGCCCGTGGCCGCCATGCTGGCCGGGCGCGGCATCTCCCGCCTCTACACCCACCAGGCCGCCGCCGTGGACCTGGCCCGGGCCGGACGCCATGTGGCCGTGGCCACACCCACCGCAAGCGGCAAGACCATGACCTACCTGCTGCCGGTCCTGGAGGAGATCGCCCAAAACCCCGATTCCCGGGCCATCTTCCTCTATCCCCTGAAAGCCCTGGCCCAGGACCAGCTCAAGGCCATAAACGAATTGACAGCGGCCCTGCCGGCCTCGAGCCGCCCCACCGCCGCCATCTTCGACGGCGACACCACGCCCCATTTCCGGCGCAAGATACGCGACAATCCGCCCCAGATCCTCATCACCAACCCCGAGATGCTCCACCTGTCGCTGCTCCCCGGCCACGAGGCCTGGAGCACCGTCTTCGCCGGGCTCACCCACGTGGTGGTCGACGAGATGCACACCTACCGGGGGGTGATGGGCTCGCACATGGCCCACGTGTTCCGGCGGCTCCTGCGCGTATGCGCCCGGTTCGGGGCGCGGCCGGCCTTTGTTTTCTCCTCGGCCACCATCGGCAACCCCGGCGAGCTGGCGGCCAGCCTCACCGGACTGCCGGTGGAGACGGTCACCGCCTCGGGCGCGCCCACAGGCTCGCGCCATTTCCTTTTCATCAACCCCGAGCAGTCGCCGTCCACCACGGCGGTCATGCTGCTGGCCGCGGCGCTGAAACGGGGCCTGCGCACCATCGTCTACACCCAGTCGCGCCGCATGACCGAGCTCATCAGCCTGTGGATCTCCGAACGGGCCGGCCCATACGCTTCGCGGGTCTCGGCCTACCGCTCGGGATTTCTGCCCGAGGAGCGCCGGGCCATCGAGGCGTCCATGGCCTCGGGCGAGCTTCTGGGCGTCGTTTCCACCTCGGCCCTGGAACTCGGCATCGACATCGGCGGCCTCGATCTGTGCGTGCTGTGCGGCTACCCCGGCTCGGTCATGTCCGCCTGGCAGCGCGGCGGCCGGGTCGGCCGGGCGCTTCGGGAATCGGCCGTGGCGCTCATTGCCGGCGAGGACGCCCTGGACCAGTACTTCATGCGCCACCCGGCGGATTTCTTCGAGCGCCCGCCGGAATCGGCCGTCATCAACCCCGACAACCCGGTCATCGCGGCCAAGCACCTGGAATGCGCCGCCGCCGAGCTGCCGCTCACCGTGGGCGAACCGCTCATCACCCCGCCGGCCATGGCCAGGGAAGTCGCCCGGCTGGAGGGGAAGGGGCTGCTTTTGCGCGACCGCGAAGGTACGCGCGTCTTCGCCGCCAGAAAACGCCCCCACCGCGACGTCAACCTGCGCGGCTCGGGCGGCCAGTTCACCATCGAAACCACGAGCGGCGCGGTCATCGGCCAGATCGACGAGCAGCGCGCCTACCGCGAGACCCATCCCGGCGCCGTCTACATCCACCGGGGCGTCTCCTACATGGTGGAATCCCTGGATATCGCCGAGCGCCGGGTAAGAGTCGCCCCGGGCAAGGTCGACTACCACACCCGGGCCCGGGGCCAGAAGATGACGGAAATCCTGGAAGTCTCCGGCGAAAAGACGGTCCACGGCGTGCCGGTGTTCCTCGGCCGGCTCAAGGTCACGGAAACCGTCACCGGCTACGAGCGCCGGGCCAATCGCGGCGGCCAGCTCCTGTCCATCGTGCCGCTGGACCTGCCGCCCATGGTCTTCGAAACCGAAGGCCTGTGGTGGGTCATCCCCAAGGACGTGCAGGACGAGCTCGACCGGCGGCTCTTTCACTTCATGGGCGCCATCCACGCCATGGAACACGCCATGATCGGCATCCTGCCGCTCTTGGTCTTAACCGACCGCAACGACCTCGGCGGCATCTCCATTCCCCTGCATCCGCAAGTCGGCCGCGCCTGCGTGTTCATCTACGACGGCGCGCCCGGCGGCGTGGGCCTTAGCCGCATGGCCTTCGCCAAGGCCGAGGAAGCCCTTTCCCGCACGCTGGCCACGGTGGCAGGCTGCCCCTGCGAGACCGGCTGCCCCTCCTGCGTGCATTCCCCCAAATGCGGTTCCGGCAACCGGCCCATCGACAAGGTTGCCTGCCGCTTTCTCCTGGAGCTGCTCGTGTCAGGAAAAATGCCCGAGAAAGGCGATTGCCGTCCCGAGTGCAACGAACAACAACACACCAACAACCAGAAGCCCGGCTCCGGCCCCGCCCTGATCAAACAGGCCCCGCCCGAGCGCTACGGCGTCCTCGACGTGGAGACGCGCCGCTCCGCCGCCGAGGTCGGCGGCTGGGGCAACGCCTACAAGATGGGCATCTCCGTGGCCGTGCTCTACGACTCGTCCCTGGACGACTTCCTGGTCTACCGCCAGGAGGAACTCCCCGCCCTCTACGAAGCCCTGGCCCAGTGCAACCTTGTGGTCGGCTTCAACATCAACCGCTTCGACTACAAGGTCCTCGCCGGCGCGTCGCCCTTCGACCACCACACCCTGCCGACCCTGGATATCCTGGAAAAAGTCCACGCCCGCCTGGGCTACCGCCTGTCCCTGGACGGACTGGCCAAGGCCACCCTCGGCGCCCGGAAATCCGCCTCGGGCCTGGAAGCCCTGGCCTGGTGGAAGGAAGGCCGCATGGACGAGATCATCACCTACTGCAAACAAGACGTGGCCGTGACCCGCGATCTCTATATCTTCGGCCGTGACAACGGGTACCTGCTCTTCTCCAACAAAGCCGGCAAAACCGTCCGCCTGCCCGTTGAATGGGCATGA
- a CDS encoding ABC transporter ATP-binding protein: MLTIEELSKTYAQNGSPPACALAGVSFAVPRGAFVSLLGPSGCGKSTILQCVCGLMRPTSGHVRLDGRDVTSPPPEMALIFQNAAASLFPWQTVAENIRFVLRRKPGSKKDKEQAARQALASVGLAAFADRYPWQLSGGMQQRAALARGLAYGADILLLDEPFASVDAQTREELEDLLAAVARNQAKTVLFVTHDIDEAVYLSDTVIVLTPPPAKVAATITVELPTPRDQISTREDRRFLDARRAIHALLRREEEGGRGVAPPTPTPPGE; encoded by the coding sequence GTGCTGACTATTGAAGAATTGTCCAAAACTTACGCCCAAAACGGTTCGCCGCCGGCCTGCGCCCTGGCCGGGGTGAGCTTTGCCGTGCCGCGCGGGGCGTTCGTCTCGCTTCTGGGGCCGTCAGGCTGTGGTAAATCCACCATCCTCCAATGCGTGTGCGGGCTTATGCGCCCCACTTCCGGCCACGTGCGCCTCGACGGCCGCGACGTCACCAGCCCGCCCCCGGAAATGGCCCTCATCTTCCAAAACGCCGCCGCCTCGCTCTTCCCCTGGCAAACCGTGGCCGAAAACATCCGCTTCGTGCTGCGCCGCAAACCCGGCTCCAAAAAAGACAAGGAACAGGCTGCAAGACAGGCCCTGGCCTCGGTCGGACTGGCCGCATTCGCCGACCGCTACCCCTGGCAGCTCTCCGGCGGCATGCAGCAGCGCGCCGCCCTGGCCCGGGGACTGGCCTACGGCGCGGATATCCTGCTCCTCGACGAACCCTTCGCCTCCGTCGACGCCCAGACCCGCGAGGAACTCGAAGACCTGCTCGCCGCCGTCGCCCGCAACCAGGCCAAAACCGTGCTCTTCGTCACCCACGACATCGACGAGGCCGTGTACCTGTCCGATACCGTCATCGTGCTCACACCGCCGCCGGCCAAAGTCGCCGCCACCATCACCGTCGAACTGCCCACACCCCGCGACCAGATCAGCACCCGCGAGGATCGCCGCTTCCTCGACGCCCGTAGGGCGATTCACGCCCTGTTGCGGCGAGAGGAAGAGGGTGGGAGGGGCGTTGCCCCTCCCACACCCACCCCACCAGGGGAATAA